In Homo sapiens chromosome 22 genomic scaffold, GRCh38.p14 alternate locus group ALT_REF_LOCI_3 HSCHR22_3_CTG1, a genomic segment contains:
- the TCF20 gene encoding transcription factor 20 isoform 2 (isoform 2 is encoded by transcript variant 2), with protein sequence MQSFREQSSYHGNQQSYPQEVHGSSRLEEFSPRQAQMFQNFGGTGGSSGSSGSGSGGGRRGAAAAAAAMASETSGHQGYQGFRKEAGDFYYMAGNKDPVTTGTPQPPQRRPSGPVQSYGPPQGSSFGNQYGSEGHVGQFQAQHSGLGGVSHYQQDYTGPFSPGSAQYQQQASSQQQQQQVQQLRQQLYQSHQPLPQATGQPASSSSHLQPMQRPSTLPSSAAGYQLRVGQFGQHYQSSASSSSSSSFPSPQRFSQSGQSYDGSYNVNAGSQYEGHNVGSNAQAYGTQSNYSYQPQSMKNFEQAKIPQGTQQGQQQQQPQQQQHPSQHVMQYTNAATKLPLQSQVGQYNQPEVPVRSPMQFHQNFSPISNPSPAASVVQSPSCSSTPSPLMQTGENLQCGQGSVPMGSRNRILQLMPQLSPTPSMMPSPNSHAAGFKGFGLEGVPEKRLTDPGLSSLSALSTQVANLPNTVQHMLLSDALTPQKKTSKRPSSSKKADSCTNSEGSSQPEEQLKSPMAESLDGGCSSSSEDQGERVRQLSGQSTSSDTTYKGGASEKAGSSPAQGAQNEPPRLNASPAAREEATSPGAKDMPLSSDGNPKVNEKTVGVIVSREAMTGRVEKPGGQDKGSQEDDPAATQRPPSNGGAKETSHASLPQPEPPGGGGSKGNKNGDNNSNHNGEGNGQSGHSAAGPGFTSRTEPSKSPGSLRYSYKDSFGSAVPRNVSGFPQYPTGQEKGDFTGHGERKGRNEKFPSLLQEVLQGYHHHPDRRYSRSTQEHQGMAGSLEGTTRPNVLVSQTNELASRGLLNKSIGSLLENPHWGPWERKSSSTAPEMKQINLTDYPIPRKFEIEPQSSAHEPGGSLSERRSVICDISPLRQIVRDPGAHSLGHMSADTRIGRNDRLNPTLSQSVILPGGLVSMETKLKSQSGQIKEEDFEQSKSQASFNNKKSGDHCHPPSIKHESYRGNASPGAATHDSLSDYGPQDSRPTPMRRVPGRVGGREGMRGRSPSQYHDFAEKLKMSPGRSRGPGGDPHHMNPHMTFSERANRSSLHTPFSPNSETLASAYHANTRAHAYGDPNAGLNSQLHYKRQMYQQQPEEYKDWSSGSAQGVIAAAQHRQEGPRKSPRQQQFLDRVRSPLKNDKDGMMYGPPVGTYHDPSAQEAGRCLMSSDGLPNKGMELKHGSQKLQESCWDLSRQTSPAKSSGPPGMSSQKRYGPPHETDGHGLAEATQSSKPGSVMLRLPGQEDHSSQNPLIMRRRVRSFISPIPSKRQSQDVKNSSTEDKGRLLHSSKEGADKAFNSYAHLSHSQDIKSIPKRDSSKDLPSPDSRNCPAVTLTSPAKTKILPPRKGRGLKLEAIVQKITSPNIRRSASSNSAEAGGDTVTLDDILSLKSGPPEGGSVAVQDADIEKRKGEVASDLVSPANQELHVEKPLPRSSEEWRGSVDDKVKTETHAETVTAGKEPPGAMTSTTSQKPGSNQGRPDGSLGGTAPLIFPDSKNVPPVGILAPEANPKAEEKENDTVTISPKQEGFPPKGYFPSGKKKGRPIGSVNKQKKQQQPPPPPPQPPQIPEGSADGEPKPKKQRQRRERRKPGAQPRKRKTKQAVPIVEPQEPEIKLKYATQPLDKTDAKNKSFYPYIHVVNKCELGAVCTIINAEEEEQTKLVRGRKGQRSLTPPPSSTESKALPASSFMLQGPVVTESSVMGHLVCCLCGKWASYRNMGDLFGPFYPQDYAATLPKNPPPKRATEMQSKVKVRHKSASNGSKTDTEEEEEQQQQQKEQRSLAAHPRFKRRHRSEDCGGGPRSLSRGLPCKKAATEGSSEKTVLDSKPSVPTTSEGGPELELQIPELPLDSNEFWVHEGCILWANGIYLVCGRLYGLQEALEIAREMKCSHCQEAGATLGCYNKGCSFRYHYPCAIDADCLLHEENFSVRCPKHKVRLWR encoded by the coding sequence ATGCAGTCCTTTCGGGAGCAAAGCAGTTACCACGGAAACCAGCAAAGCTACCCACAGGAGGTACACGGCTCATCCCGGCTAGAAGAGTTCAGCCCTCGTCAGGCCCAGATGTTCCAGAATTTTGGAGGTACAGGTGGCAGTAgtggcagcagtggcagtggcagtggtggtggacGACGAGGAGCAGCAGCTGCTGCGGCAGCGATGGCTAGCGAGACCTCTGGCCATCAAGGTTACCAGGGTTTCAGGAAAGAGGCTGGAGATTTTTACTACATGGCAGGCAACAAAGACCCCGTGACTACAGGAACCCCACAGCCTCCTCAGCGAAGGCCTTCTGGGCCTGTGCAGAGCTATGGACCCCCCCAGGGGAGCAGCTTTGGCAATCAGTATGGGAGTGAGGGTCATGTGGGCCAGTTTCAAGCACAGCACTCTGGCCTTGGCGGTGTGTCACATTATCAGCAGGATTACACTGGGCCTTTCTCTCCAGGGAGTGCTCAGTACCAACAGCAGGcttccagccagcagcagcagcagcaagtcCAGCAGTTGAGACAACAGCTTTACCAGTCCCATCAGCCCCTGCCACAGGCCACTGGCCAACCAGCATCCAGCTCATCCCATCTACAGCCAATGCAGCGGCCCTCAACTCTGCCATCCTCTGCTGCTGGTTACCAGTTAAGAGTGGGTCAGTTTGGCCAACACTATCAGtcttctgcttcctcctcctcctcctcctccttcccttcaccACAGCGTTTTAGCCAGTCTGGACAGAGCTATGATGGCAGTTACAATGTGAATGCTGGATCTCAGTATGAAGGACACAATGTGGGTTCTAATGCACAGGCTTATGGAACACAATCCAATTACAGCTATCAGCCTCAATCTATGAAGAATTTTGAACAGGCAAAGATTCCACAAGGGACCCAacaggggcagcagcagcagcaaccgCAGCAACAACAACACCCTTCTCAGCATGTGATGCAGTATACTAACGCTGCCACCAAGCTGCCCCTGCAAAGCCAAGTGGGGCAGTACAACCAGCCTGAGGTTCCTGTGAGGTCCCCCATGCAGTTTCACCAGAACTTCAGCCCCATTTCTAACCCTTCTCCAGCTGCCTCTGTGGTTCAGTCTCCAAGCTGTAGTTCTACCCCATCTCCTCTCATGCAGACTGGGGAGAATCTCCAGTGTGGGCAAGGCAGTGTGCCTATGGGTTCCAGAAACAGAATTTTACAGTTAATGCCTCAACTCAGTCCAACCCCATCAATGATGCCCAGTCCTAATTCTCATGCTGCAGGCTTCAAAGGGTTTGGACTAGAAGGGGTACCAGAAAAGCGACTGACAGATCCTGGGTTGAGTAGTTTGAGTGCTCTGAGTACTCAAGTGGCCAATCTTCCTAACACTGTCCAGCACATGTTACTTTCTGATGCCCTGACTCCTCAGAAGAAGACCTCCAAGAGGCCCTCATCTTCCAAGAAAGCAGATAGCTGCACAAATTCTGAAGGCTCCTCACAACCTGAAGAACAGCTGAAGTCCCCTATGGCAGAGTCATTAGATGGAGGCTGCTCCAGCAGTTCAGAGGATCAAGGCGAGAGAGTGCGGCAACTAAGTGGCCAGAGCACCAGCTCTGACACCACCTACAAGGGTGGAGCCTCTGAGAAAGCTGGCTCCTCACCGGCACAAGGTGCTCAGAATGAACCCCCCAGACTCAATGCTAGTCCTGCCGCAAGAGAAGAGGCCACCTCACCAGGCGCTAAGGACATGCCATTGTCATCCGACGGGAACCCAAAGGTTAATGAGAAGACTGTTGGGGTGATTGTCTCCCGGGAAGCCATGACAGGTCGGGTAGAAAAGCCTGGTGGACAAGATAAAGGCTCCCAAGAGGATGATCCTGCAGCCACTCAAAGGCCACCTAGCAATGGTGGGGCAAAGGAAACCAGTCATGCATCACTTCCCCAGCCAGAGcctccaggaggaggagggagcaaAGGAAACAAGAATGGCGATAACAACTCCAACCATAATGGAGAAGGAAATGGCCAGAGTGGCCACTCTGCAGCGGGCCCTGGTTTTACGAGCAGAACTGAGCCTAGCAAATCTCCTGGAAGTCTGCGCTATAGTTACAAAGATAGTTTCGGGTCAGCCGTGCCACGAAATGTCAGTGGCTTTCCTCAGTATCCTACAGGGCAAGAAAAGGGAGATTTCACTGGCCATGGGGAACGAAAGggtagaaatgaaaaattccCAAGCCTCCTGCAGGAAGTGCTTCAGGGTTACCACCACCACCCTGACAGGAGATATTCTAGGAGTACTCAAGAGCATCAGGGGATGGCTGGTAGCCTAGAAGGAACCACAAGGCCCAATGTCTTGGTTAGTCAAACCAATGAATTAGCTAGCAGGGGCCTTCTGAACAAAAGCATTGGGTCTCTATTAGAAAATCCCCACTGGGGCCCCTGGGAAAGGAAATCAAGCAGCACAGCTCCTGAAATGAAACAGATCAATTTGACTGACTATCCAATTCCCAGAAAGTTTGAAATAGAGCCTCAGTCATCAGCACATGAGCCTGGGGGTTCCCTCTCTGAAAGAAGATCAGTGATCTGTGATATTTCTCCACTAAGACAGATTGTCAGGGACCCAGGGGCTCACTCACTGGGACACATGAGTGCCGACACCAGAATTGGGAGGAATGACCGTCTCAATCCAACTTTAAGTCAGTCGGTCATTCTTCCTGGTGGTTTGGTGTCCATGGAAACCAAGCTGAAATCCCAGAGCGGGCAGATAAAAGAGGAAGACTTTGAACAGTCTAAATCTCAAGCTAGTTTCAACAACAAGAAATCTGGAGACCACTGCCATCCTCCTAGCATCAAGCATGAGTCTTACCGCGGCAATGCCAGCCCTGGAGCAGCAACCCATGATTCCCTTTCAGACTATGGCCCGCAAGACAGCAGACCCACGCCAATGCGGCGGGTCCCTGGCAGAGTTGGTGGTCGGGAGGGCATGAGGGGTCGGTCCCCTTCTCAATATCATGACTttgcagaaaaattgaaaatgtctCCTGGGCGGAGCAGAGGCCCAGGGGGAGACCCTCATCACATGAATCCACACATGACCTTTTCAGAGAGGGCTAACCGGAGTTCTTTACACACTCCCTTTTCTCCCAACTCAGAAACCCTGGCCTCTGCTTATCATGCAAATACTCGGGCTCATGCTTATGGGGACCCTAACGCAGGTTTGAATTCTCAGCTGCATTATAAGAGACAGATGTACCAACAGCAACCAGAGGAGTATAAAGACTGGAGCAGCGGTTCTGCTCAGGGAGTAATTGCTGCAGCACAGCACAGGCAGGAGGGGCCACGGAAGAGTCCAAGGCAGCAGCAGTTTCTTGACAGAGTACGGAGCCCTCTGAAAAATGACAAAGATGGTATGATGTATGGCCCACCAGTGGGGACTTACCATGACCCCAGTGCCCAGGAGGCTGGGCGCTGCCTAATGTCTAGTGATGGTCTGCCTAACAAGGGCATGGAATTAAAGCATGGCTCCCAGAAGTTACAAGAATCCTGTTGGGATCTTTCTCGGCAAACTTCTCCAGCCAAAAGCAGCGGTCCTCCAGGAATGTCCAGTCAAAAAAGGTATGGGCCGCCCCATGAGACTGATGGACATGGACTAGCTGAGGCTACACAGTCATCCAAACCTGGTAGTGTTATGCTGAGACTTCCAGGCCAGGAGGATCATTCTTCTCAAAACCCCTTAATCATGAGGAGGCGTGTTCGTTCTTTTATCTCTCCCATTCCCAGTAAGAGACAGTCACAAGATGTAAAGAACAGTAGCACTGAAGATAAAGGTCGCCTCCTTCACTCATCAAAAGAAGGCGCTGATAAAGCATTCAATTCCTATGCCCATCTTTCTCACAGTCAGGATATCAAGTCTATCCCTAAGAGAGATTCCTCCAAGGACCTTCCAAGTCCAGATAGTAGAAACTGCCCTGCTGTTACCCTCACAAGCCCTGCTAAGACCAAAATACTGCCCCCACGGAAAGGACGGGGATTGAAATTGGAAGCTATAGTTCAGAAGATTACATCCCCAAATATTAGGAGGAGCGCATCTTCGAACAGTGCGGAGGCTGGGGGAGACACGGTTACGCTTGATGATATACTGTCTTTGAAGAGTGGTCCTCCTGAAGGTGGGAGTGTTGCTGTTCAGGATGCTGacatagagaagagaaaaggtgAGGTGGCTTCGGACCTAGTCAGTCCAGCAAACCAGGAGTTGCACGTAGAGAAACCTCTTCCAAGGTCTTCAGAAGAGTGGCGTGGCAGCGTGGATGACAAAGTGAAGACAGAGACACATGCAGAAACAGTTACTGCCGGAAAGGAACCCCCTGGTGCCATGACATCCACAACCTCACAGAAGCCTGGTAGTAACCAAGGGAGACCAGATGGTTCCCTGGGTGGAACAGCACCTTTAATCTTTCCAGACTCAAAGAATGTACCTCCAGTGGGCATATTGGCCCCTGAGGCAAACCCCAAGGCTGAAGAGAAGGAGAACGATACAGTGACGATTTCACCGAAGCAAGAGGGTTTCCCTCCAAAGGGATATTTCCCAtcaggaaagaagaaggggagaCCCATTGGTAGTGTGAATAAGCAAAAGAAACAGCAGCAGCCACCGCCTCCACCCCCTCAGCCCCCACAGATACCAGAAGGTTCTGCAGATGGAGAGCCAAAGCCAAAAAAACAGaggcaaaggagggagagaaggaagcctGGGGCCCAGCCGAGGAAGCGAAAAACCAAACAAGCAGTTCCCATTGTGGAACCCCAAGAACCTGAGATCAAACTAAAATATGCCACCCAGCCACTGGATAAAACTGATGCCAAGAACAAGTCTTTTTACCCTTACATCCATGTAGTAAATAAGTGTGAACTTGGAGCCGTTTGTACAATCATCAATGCTGAGGAAGAAGAACAGACCAAATTAGTGAGGGGCAGGAAGGGTCAGAGGTCACTGACCCCTCCACCTAGCAGCACTGAAAGCAAGGCGCTCCCGGCCTCGTCCTTTATGCTGCAGGGACCTGTTGTGACAGAGTCTTCGGTTATGGGGCACCTGGTTTGCTGTCTGTGTGGCAAGTGGGCCAGTTACCGGAACATGGGTGACCTCTTTGGACCTTTTTATCCCCAAGATTATGCAGCCACTCTCCCGAAGAATCCACCTCCTAAGAGGGCCACAGAAATGCAGAGCAAAGTTAAGGTACGGCACAAAAGTGCTTCTAATGGCTCCAAGACGGacactgaggaggaggaagagcagcagcagcagcagaaggagCAGAGAAGCCTGGCCGCACACCCCAGGTTTAAGCGGCGCCACCGCTCGGAAGACTGTGGTGGAGGCCCTCGGTCCCTGTCCAGGGGGCTCCCTTGTAAAAAAGCAGCCACTGAGGGCAGCAGTGAAAAGACTGTTTTGGACTCGAAGCCCTCCGTGCCCACCACTTCAGAAGGTGGCCCTGAGCTGGAGTTACAAATCCCTGAACTACCTCTTGACAGCAATGAATTTTGGGTCCATGAGGGTTGTATTCTCTGGGCCAATGGAATCTACCTGGTTTGTGGCAGGCTCTATGGCCTGCAGGAAGCGCTGGAAATAGCCAGAGAGATG